In the genome of Fusarium fujikuroi IMI 58289 draft genome, chromosome FFUJ_chr02, one region contains:
- a CDS encoding probable Cytochrome c oxidase-assembly factor COX23, mitochondrial, whose product MSSSPKDTAETTEPPKSSDADTQPWNEDKRRKFETKSKSEFYDPCQEAAQRSYRCLFRNGGDKNMCGEYFQAYRDCKQAWTDKRKKEGRGWF is encoded by the exons ATGTCCTCTTCACCAAAAGACACAGCCGAGACCACTGAGCCTCCGAAATCGAGCGACGCCGATACACAACCTTGGAACGAAGACAAACGACGAAAGTTCGAAAC GAAATCCAAGAGCGAGTTCTACGATCCGTGTCAAGAGGCTGCACAAAGAAGCTATAGATGCTTGTTCAGGAACGGAGGCGATAAGAATATGTGTGGAGAGTATTTCCA GGCATATCGCGACTGCAAACAAGCATGG ACTGATAAACGGAAAAAGGAAGGCCGCGGCTGGTTCTGA
- a CDS encoding related to ser/thr protein kinases: protein MQALKGQAELVRKAKLARSYQELLDEFASHDLKSVGNYALGRLIGKGSFGKVYLASHKLTNGSKVVLKSANKGDSNLAREIHHHRQFIHPHIARLYEVIVTENMVWMVLEYCSGDELYNHLLEHGPLPVPKVQKIFTQLVGAVSYVHNQSCVHRDLKLENILFDKHENVKLVDFGFTREYEGRTNHLQTFCGTICYSAPEMLKGEKYAGEKVDVWSLGIILYALLCGELPFDDDDDNVTRTKILSDDPKFPDNMPPEAIPLIKALLSKRPLLRPSLPEILSNSFLAEHAPTQRAILDVQQPPPFSTPLEKDCLQRMRSSGVNIDGVIESVLAQKCDALAGWWALLLEKEQRKMQRREKKRREREIDSRSIRRLSAASSRLERMAPILHEVDEANGTGRHLRLEPSNSRNRGRSERRSAHYVDYIVTDLPQLPEVGRDSGGMNEDGDRPPPPVDKDSIRSVSTSRQRRPIPPPKEGLIRSARSRGSTLHLVTTSDALASNASDEHHQQNGHERPRRRPSQPLISHWKNMTHWLVESATRRRRGHARRTSQSTPDLHKKEGSTASSKDGSSRPQTSKYPNATSPGTQPTASLPKGVVANGQKTYQAGSSTQRTASGSLASPTIPPPRLATSYKRQSLSPSPLTPRSTVRRSSAGLRGRKSTSSSVSSVRSIHHHHHSHSKASSTSSAASFSTSMSKTPLQRGHSPHHSVKVLPATPTSHAFPSNIRLVRATPPTLNMFNEGMPSEGPPQAPGSPNPFASGIMFAKRKRNLFKGPTLNNFGGPSQSQRSSGSGSHSRSASASGLGRRSGEITIQEEDEGSEDDDDDVEEVDVFSPVIGGPGERIEEQIFEENEPQPSLEPAPTIIQNKSEGLPTTSAGKAPAT from the exons ATGCAGGCTTTGAAAGGACAAGCCGAGCTTGTGCGCAAGGCGAAG CTTGCTCGCTCGTAtcaggagcttctcga CGAATTCGCGAGCCATGACCTCAAATCCGTTGGCAACTACGCTCTTGGGAGACTGATCGGAAAGGGATCTTTCGGGAAAGTCTACCTGGCGTCGCATAAACTGACCAATGGCTCCAAG GTCGTTCTCAAGTCTGCCAACAAGGGCGACTCGAACCTTGCACGAGAAATTCACCACCACCGACAGTTCATACATCCACATATAGCAAGATTATACGAAGTTATTGTCACTGAAAACATGGTCTGGATGGTACTGGAGTACTGTTCTG GCGATGAACTCTACAATCACCTACTCGAGCACGGCCCGCTCCCTGTTCCGAAAGTGCAAAAGATTTTTACGCAACTCGTCGGCGCAGTTAGCTACGTTCACAATCAGTCATGTGTCCATCGAGacctcaagcttgagaacaTCCTCTTCGACAAACACGAAAACGTAAAACTGGTCGACTTCGGTTTTACAAGGGAGTACGAGGGGAGGACGAACCATCTACAGACATTTTGCGGCACCATCTGCTATTCTGCGCCCGAGATGCTCAAGGGCGAAAAGTACGCTGGTGAAAAGGTTGATGTTTGGAGTTTAGGCATCATCCTTTATGCGCTGCTTTGTGGTGAACTTCCcttcgatgacgatgacgataatGTCACCCGAACCAAGATTCTGAGCGACGATCCCAAGTTTCCCGATAATATGCCCCCAGAGGCCATTCCTTTGATCAAGGCATTACTATCCAAACGGCCATTGTTACGTCCATCGTTGCCCGAGATTCTCTCGAATTCATTCTTGGCGGAGCATGCCCCGACACAGAGAGCCATTCTAGATGTTCAGCAACCGCCCCCCTTCTCGACACCGTTGGAGAAGGATTGCTTACAGAGAATGCGAAGTTCTGGGGTCAACATTGATGGAGTGATTGAAAGCGTCTTGGCACAGAAGTGTGATGCTTTAGCTGGTTGGTGGGCTCTGTTATTGGAAAAGGAACAACGCAAGATGCAGCGCAgggagaaaaagagaagagaaagagagatcGACAGCCGCAGCATTCGACGACTATCCGCGGCATCTAGTCGGCTAGAAAGAATGGCTCCAATCCTGCACGAAGTTGACGAGGCGAACGGCACCGGGCGACACTTGAGACTTGAACCCTCAAACTCCCGGAACAGGGGGAGGAGCGAGCGACGAAGTGCTCATTATGTCGACTATATTGTGACAGACCTTCCACAGCTCCCAGAAGTCGGCAGGGATTCGGGAGGAATgaatgaagatggcgatCGTCCTCCACCACCTGTTGACAAAGACTCGATAAGATCCGTATCGACATCTCGCCAGCGCAGGCCTATTCCACCACCTAAGGAGGGTTTGATACGTAGTGCTCGGTCTCGAGGTTCTACCCTTCACCTAGTCACAACTTCAGACGCACTGGCTTCGAATGCTAGTGACGAGCATCATCAGCAGAACGGCCATGAGAGACCACGAAGGAGACCTAGTCAGCCGCTGATATCCCACTGGAAGAATATGACACATTGGCTTGTCGAAAGTGCGACAAGGAGGAGACGTGGCCACGCCAGACGAACCAGCCAGAGCACCCCTGACCTACACAAAAAGGAGGGGAGCACAGCCAGCAGTAAAGATGGAAGTTCGCGGCCACAAACAAGCAAGTATCCTAACGCAACCTCACCAGGAACACAACCAACTGCTTCACTGCCGAAGGGGGTCGTGGCTAACGGCCAGAAGACCTATCAGGCTGGGAGCAGTACCCAGCGAACGGCATCGGGAAGTCTAGCGTCACCAACAATCCCGCCACCTCGGCTCGCGACATCGTACAAACGACAGTCGTTGTCCCCTTCTCCTCTTACGCCTAGATCGACTGTCAGGCGGTCCTCAGCTGGGCTTCGCGGACGAaagtcaacatcatcctcggTATCCTCTGTTcgatccatccatcaccaccatcactcGCATTCCAAGGCGTCGTCTACGAGCTCCGCTGCTTCATTCTCTACTTCGATGTCCAAGACACCACTCCAGCGAGGGCATTCGCCACACCACTCTGTCAAGGTGCTtccagcaacaccaacatcacaTGCCTTCCCATCCAATATTCGTCTCGTCCGAGCCACTCCGCCGACCCTGAATATGTTCAATGAAGGCATGCCATCCGAAGGTCCCCCACAAGCTCCTGGTTCGCCTAACCCTTTTGCATCAGGGATCATGTTTGCCAAGCGGAAACGCAATTTGTTCAAGGGCCCGACACTAAACAATTTTGGTGGACCCTCTCAGAGCCAACGAAGCAGTGGCTCCGGTTCGCATTCCCGCAGCGCTAGTGCCTCTGGACTGGGACGCCGATCTGGAGAAATCACgattcaagaagaagacgaggggtcagaagacgacgacgacgatgtcgAAGAAGTTGACGTTTTTAGCCCAGTAATAGGTGGACCGGGGGAGCGGATTGAGGAGCAGATCTTTGAAGAGAATGAGCCTCAGCCGAGCCTAGAACCAGCGCCGACCATCATTCAAAATAAGTCAGAAGGCCTGCCCACGACCAGTGCGGGCAAGGCGCCTGCGACTTGA
- a CDS encoding related to MFS transporter: MEFKNPNTVTINPVSEQSSSGTNDNGNQLDTHTITPVSDQSNGGSDNRGKKPVPLGIKILAVAIVSMYTFGSRWSNGVTGALKSTLKKKLHISNTQYAILTSTKDIVKLSLILFSGVLTDRYGGASTMLCGTAVDTFGAIMVATATQVRSFKFMIVGSIIESLGEVAISTAQYKILSSWFAPSSGFASSVGIEHGIGKIGSFVAKSTANIIAHNLGLSWAYWMIVFMNLFTNAIALLFWWMTRQCEKRYTHIKDPATGETLTENTKKFQIRKIILLPWSFWLVCLFTMLEDPLSNLFSRNSTELAEQRFNISPSKAGLYSAVSHYSGFFLAPLIGIFIDVFGQRITLMLICGSGLLLSMCLLTWGPTVAGAAASLVIYGIFSSYDSTLITDSLRTSMWYQDIFGSGVAIRSAIKDSMEVIISLIAGVLQDRDDNKYYRVTILYVVLAASCVLVACLMLALGLATDNMGKLQWSRKKRVKNGHVINAKRQESESEGHAEKQRMLNIINFSAVLLLILGAWVSYLWGLVTKQN; encoded by the exons ATGGAGTTTAAAAACCCAAATACAGTTACGATTAATCCAGTATCGGAGCAGTCAAGCAGTGGGACCAATGACAATGGAAATCAACTCGATACACACACCATTACTCCCGTATCTGACCAGTCAAACGGAGGGAGTGATAACCGTGGAAAGAAACCCGTGCCTTTGGGCATAAAGATCTTGGCTGTTGCTATAGTCAGTATGTATACCTTTGGAAGCCGTTGGAGCAACGGAGTTACTGGCGCTTTGAAGAGTACCCTCAAAAAG AAACTTCACATTTCAAACACTCAATATGCTATCCTTACTAGCACTAAGGATATTGTTAAGCTTTCTCTTATCCTCTTCAGTGGTGTTCTTACCGATCGATATGGTGGAGCCA GCACCATGCTGTGTGGTACTGCAGTCGATACGTTCGGCGCAATCATGGTTGCGACAGCAACTCAAGTCCGCTCCTTCAAATTCATGATCGTTGGCAGTATAATAGAATCCCTTGGCGAAGTCGCAATTAGTACTGCCCAGTATAAAATCCTGTCCTCTTGGTTTGCGCCCTCATCCGGCTTCGCATCATCTGTCGGCATAGAACACGGTATTGGAAAAATTGGTTCTTTTGTTGCAAAATCCACTGCTAACATCATTGCTCATAATCTCGGTTTGAGCTGGGCATATTGGATGATTGTTTTCATGAACCTTTTTACTAATGCTATAGCTCTTTTGTTTTGGTGGATGACAAGGCAGTGTGAGAAGCGCTATACGCATATAAAAGATCCAGCAACTGGAGAGACATTAACGGAGAACACAAAGAAATTTCAGATTAGAAAGATCATATTACTACCTTGGTCTTTCTGGTTAGTTTGCTTGTTTACGATGCTCGAGGACCCCCTATCGAATTTGTTTTCGAGGAATAGCACTGAGTTGGCAGAGCAGCGGTTTAATATTTCACCTTCCAAGGCTGGCTTATACTCTGCCGTATCCCACTACTCTGGTTTCTTTCTTGCCCCATTAATCGGTATCTTTATCGATGTGTTTGGGCAACGTATTACGCTTATGCTTATCTGCGGTTCAGGATTGCTCTTGTCAATGTGTCTCCTTACATGGGGACCTACTGTCGCTGGTGCGGCTGCCAGCCTTGTTATCTATGGGATTTTTAGTTCCTACGACTCTACACTTATTACCGACAGTCTGCGTACGAGCATGTGGTACCAAGATATCTTTGGCTCAGGGGTTGCTATTAGATCCGCTATTAAGGACAGTATGGAAGTTATTATCAGCCTTATCGCTGGCGTTCTTCAAGACCGCGACGACAATAAGTACTATAGGGTCACGATTCTCTATGTAGTACTTGCAGCTAGCTGCGTTCTGGTTGCCTGTTTGATGCttgctcttggccttgcaACGGATAATATGGGAAAGCTACAATGGAGTCGCAAGAAGAGAGTTAAAAATGGTCATGTCATTAACgccaagagacaagagagtGAAAGTGAAGGCCATGCAGAGAAGCAGAGAAtgttaaatattattaacttctCTGCTGTTCTCTTACTTATTCTTGGCGCGTGGGTGAGTTACCTTTGGGGCTTGGTTACAAAGCAGAATTAG
- a CDS encoding related to geranylgeranyltransferase beta subunit, which produces MSEAGSPLLDKQQHIKYWQRCHKTYLPSPYTAYDSTRLTFACFIISALDILSVPLTHTERGAIRRWVLSLQHPEGGFCGSSTHALPGQEAYKGTANIAATFFALVLLGLAADGEDEARSAFSGVDRVRLLKWLNRLQRQDGSFGQILWDGEIVGGRDMRHSYLASCIRWMLRGDVREHDEAWVKDLNVDEMIAHIKRGQTYDGGVAESSQHESHAGYAYCAIGALSLLDRPLDSTSPHPPEEALKRGVPNREGLLHFLASRPFAYLTKEEEEDEVEENFLESKAGEIDLGHIGFNGRWNKKADTCYCWWVGGTLAMLGNSNIINVIPSRRYLLDITQHRIGGFSKSVGGPPDMYHSYLGLAALATMGDNDLKEFDVGLCCSQETTRKIQKAREGLIESTRGNRKAWCDDGFW; this is translated from the exons ATGTCGGAAGCGGGTAGTCCCTTGCTGGATAAGCAACAGCACATCAAATATTGGCAGCGCTGTCATAAAACATACCTCCCTTCCCCTTACACAGCCTACGACTCGACCCGCCTTACTTTCGCTTGCTTCATTATTTCGGCGCTCGACATTCTGTCTGTTCCGCTGACCCATACTGAACGTGGTGCTATCCGTCGGTGGGTTCTCAGTCTGCAGCATCCAGAAGGGGGCTTTTGTGGAAGTTCAACGCACGCATTAccaggtcaagaagcttacAAGGGCACGGCAAATATTGCAGCCACCTTCTTTGCACTTGTACTGTTGGGCCTGGCAGCCgatggtgaggatgaggcgAGGTCAGCTTTCAGCGGGGTGGACAGAGTACGGTTATTGAAGTGGCTGAACAGGCTTCAGAGACAGGATGGGAGTTTCGGTCAAATTTTATGGGACGGAGAGATTGTGGGTGGCAGAGACATGAGACACAGCTATCTGGCGAGCTGTATTCGATGGATGCTGAGAGGAGATGTTAGGGAACACGATGAGGCCTGGGTGAAGGATTTGAACGTTGATGAAATGATTGCTCACATAAAGAGAGGCCAA ACATATGACGGTGGAGTGGCAGAATCGTCGCAGCACGAATCCCATG CTGGCTATGCATACTGCGCGATAGGTGCGCTGTCACTCTTAGACAGACCACTAGACTCGACATCGCCGCATCCTCCCGAGGAGGCGCTGAAACGGGGCGTTCCGAATCGTGAGGGACTTCTACACTTCCTCGCCTCTCGGCCTTTCGCCTACCtcaccaaggaagaggaagaagatgaagttgaggaaaACTTCCTCGAGTCAAAGGCTGGCGAGATCGATCTCGGTCACATCGGATTCAACGGTCGATGGAACAAGAAGGCCGATACGTGCTACTGTTGGTGGGTTGGCGGTACGCTTGCA ATGCTAGGGAATTCtaacatcatcaacgtcatTCCTTCACGACGATATCTCCTTGATATCACACAACATCGCATTGGCGGGTTCTCCAAGTCCGTAGGAGGGCCTCCAGATATGTACCACTCGTACCTCGGTTTGGCTGCATTGGCGACCATGGGCGACAATGATCTAAAAGAATTCGACGTGGGCCTATGCTGCAGTCAAGAGACGACCAGAAAAATACAAAAGGCAAGGGAGGGACTAATAGAGAGCACGAGAGGGAATCGGAAAGCCTGGTGTGACGATGGCTTCTGGTAG